One Candidatus Acidiferrales bacterium genomic region harbors:
- a CDS encoding NADH-quinone oxidoreductase subunit N has protein sequence MFPPVQDLYRLAPEIVLCVFGMLIMLIDPFVAEGRKRSMGWLGLAGTVAALISLRWAWQNAGPAYSGLLRFDMFSLFVHCIVIGVAALGILGSFDYLDRENIQRGEFYALILFATAGMGILAGANELVTAFVGLEMSSISTYILAGFRRNALKSNEASLKYFLLGSFATAFFLYGIALTYGATRSTRFDVVSQAIAGHGAGALLILGLGLIFIGLAFKVVAAPFQVYGPDVYEGAPTPVTAILACGPKAAAFAVMLRIFYSAFSGTSHIWFWAIWVSAVLSMCIGNFAAIVQSNVKRMLAYSSIAHAGYILVAFVAATELGSAAVLFYLAGYAAMTLGAFLIVAHIGGAGERRLDVTDYAGLGTKQPWVAACFSLFLLSLLGLPATAGFLGKFYAFSAALDSRVVWLVIIAGLNSVVGGYYYLKVIVAMYFWEPNKEFSPVPVRMPMFIALLLASLGTLYLGILPNRVMEWALASARSLH, from the coding sequence TGGCTCGGCCTGGCCGGCACGGTGGCTGCGCTCATTTCACTGCGCTGGGCGTGGCAGAACGCGGGTCCGGCGTATTCCGGCTTGCTGCGCTTCGATATGTTCAGCCTGTTCGTACATTGCATCGTCATCGGCGTGGCGGCGCTGGGAATTCTCGGCTCGTTCGATTATCTGGATCGCGAAAACATTCAGCGCGGCGAATTCTACGCTTTGATTTTATTTGCCACCGCAGGCATGGGCATTCTCGCGGGTGCCAATGAACTGGTCACCGCATTCGTCGGCCTGGAAATGAGTTCGATTTCCACGTACATTCTCGCTGGCTTTCGCCGCAACGCGCTGAAATCCAACGAAGCCTCGCTGAAATATTTTCTACTCGGCTCGTTCGCCACGGCTTTTTTCTTGTACGGCATCGCGCTCACGTATGGCGCCACGCGCAGCACGCGTTTCGATGTCGTCAGCCAAGCCATCGCCGGCCACGGCGCGGGCGCTCTTCTGATTCTCGGCCTCGGTTTGATCTTCATCGGCTTGGCGTTCAAAGTGGTCGCCGCGCCTTTTCAGGTTTATGGCCCGGATGTTTATGAAGGCGCGCCCACGCCGGTCACTGCGATTCTGGCTTGCGGCCCGAAGGCCGCCGCATTCGCCGTGATGCTGCGCATCTTCTATAGCGCCTTCAGCGGCACGTCGCATATCTGGTTCTGGGCCATTTGGGTTTCTGCGGTGCTTTCAATGTGCATCGGAAATTTCGCGGCCATCGTGCAATCCAATGTGAAGCGCATGCTGGCTTATTCGTCCATCGCGCACGCGGGCTATATTCTGGTGGCGTTTGTCGCAGCCACGGAACTCGGCTCGGCTGCGGTGCTCTTCTATCTGGCGGGCTACGCTGCGATGACGCTGGGCGCATTCCTTATCGTTGCGCATATCGGCGGCGCGGGCGAGCGAAGGCTGGATGTCACGGACTACGCCGGCCTCGGCACAAAGCAGCCTTGGGTCGCTGCGTGCTTCTCGCTGTTCTTGCTTTCGCTGCTTGGATTGCCGGCGACTGCCGGCTTCCTCGGCAAGTTCTACGCTTTCTCTGCAGCTCTCGATAGCCGCGTCGTTTGGTTGGTAATCATCGCCGGCCTCAATAGCGTGGTGGGCGGGTATTACTATCTCAAGGTCATCGTCGCCATGTACTTTTGGGAGCCTAACAAGGAATTTTCTCCCGTCCCTGTGCGGATGCCCATGTTCATCGCTCTGCTGCTGGCGTCTCTCGGCACGCTTTATCTCGGCATCCTGCCCAATCGCGTCATGGAGTGGGCTCTCGCCTCCGCGCGCTCACTGCACTAA
- a CDS encoding ATP synthase F0 subunit C: protein MTKKAVWFLLALTTAFVAALVAAPATFAQTAGEAVSKGIDWVDVAAAIGLGIAAAGCGMGQGKATAAACEGTARNPGASGPIRIAFLIGVALIESLTLYALVIVLIK, encoded by the coding sequence ATGACGAAGAAAGCGGTATGGTTTTTGCTGGCGCTGACGACGGCATTTGTGGCCGCGCTGGTTGCCGCACCGGCGACGTTTGCGCAAACAGCAGGCGAAGCAGTGAGCAAGGGAATCGACTGGGTGGACGTGGCGGCGGCAATTGGACTGGGCATCGCGGCGGCGGGTTGCGGCATGGGCCAGGGAAAAGCCACGGCGGCGGCGTGCGAGGGTACGGCGCGGAATCCGGGAGCGAGCGGTCCCATCCGCATCGCGTTCCTGATCGGCGTGGCGCTCATCGAGTCGCTGACGCTCTACGCGCTGGTCATCGTTCTTATCAAGTAG